In Saccharomyces cerevisiae S288C chromosome XV, complete sequence, the following proteins share a genomic window:
- the MKK1 gene encoding mitogen-activated protein kinase kinase MKK1 (MAPKK involved in the protein kinase C signaling pathway; involved in control of cell integrity; upon activation by Bck1p phosphorylates downstream target, Slt2p; functionally redundant with Mkk2p; MKK1 has a paralog, MKK2, that arose from the whole genome duplication) codes for MASLFRPPESAKCNPNSPRLKLPLLRNNQVDENNIYLTSNGSSTTAYSSHTPEPLTSSTSTLFSQTRLHPSDSSMTLNTMKKRPAPPSLPSLSINSQSKCKTLPELVPIADVSDGKHDLGLKQRVIAENELSGNSDLTPSSMASPFSHTNTSSPYLRNDLSNSVGSDFSNLISAYEQSSSPIKSSSQPKSSSESYIDLNSVRDVDQLDENGWKYANLKDRIETLGILGEGAGGSVSKCKLKNGSKIFALKVINTLNTDPEYQKQIFRELQFNRSFQSEYIVRYYGMFTDDENSSIYIAMEYMGGRSLDAIYKNLLERGGRISEKVLGKIAEAVLRGLSYLHEKKVIHRDIKPQNILLNENGQVKLCDFGVSGEAVNSLATTFTGTSFYMAPERIQGQPYSVTSDVWSLGLTILEVANGKFPCSSEKMAANIAPFELLMWILTFTPELKDEPESNIIWSPSFKSFIDYCLKKDSRERPSPRQMINHPWIKGQMKKNVNMEKFVRKCWKD; via the coding sequence ATGGCTTCACTGTTCAGACCCCCAGAATCTGCGAAATGCAACCCAAACTCTCCTAGACTTAAACTGCCCCTCTTACGAAATAATCAGGTagatgaaaataatatatactTGACGTCGAATGGGAGTTCCACCACAGCTTACAGTAGCCACACCCCAGAACCACTGACCTCTTCCACATCGACACTTTTCTCCCAAACTCGACTTCATCCTAGCGACTCTTCAATGACTTTAAATacaatgaagaagaggcCTGCACCGCCATCTTTACCTTCGCTCAGCATAAATTCACAGTCTAAGTGCAAAACACTACCCGAACTCGTACCCATCGCCGATGTGTCTGATGGTAAACATGATTTAGGATTGAAACAGCGTGTGATAGCCGAAAATGAGTTGTCTGGTAATAGTGACTTAACCCCTTCATCGATGGCAAGCCCCTTTTCACATACAAACACCTCTTCTCCCTACCTCAGAAATGATCTGAGCAATTCAGTGGGATCtgacttttcaaatttgataTCGGCATATGAACAAAGTTCAAGTCCCATCAAGTCATCGTCCCAGCCTAAATCATCTTCTGAATCGTACATAGACTTAAACAGTGTACGAGATGTTGATCAATTGGATGAAAATGGTTGGAAATATGCAAATTTAAAAGATAGGATCGAGACATTAGGCATTCTAGGAGAAGGAGCCGGTGGCTCTGTTTCCAAGTgtaaattgaaaaatggatCAAAAATATTCGCTTTAAAAGTGATAAACACATTAAATACAGATCCCGAGTATCAGAAGCAAATATTCAGAGAATTACAGTTTAATAGGAGTTTCCAATCCGAATATATCGTACGATATTATGGAATGTTTACGGATGACGAAAACTCTTCAATTTATATTGCTATGGAGTACATGGGTGGGCGATCGTTGGATGCtatttataaaaatttgttagAGCGTGGTGGTAGGATCAGTGAAAAAGTCCTGGGGAAGATTGCAGAAGCGGTACTAAGAGGACTATCATATTTgcatgaaaaaaaagttattcATAGAGATATTAAGCCCCAGAATATTTTACTGAATGAAAATGGTCAGGTGAAACTTTGTGATTTTGGGGTCAGTGGAGAAGCCGTTAACTCGCTAGCCACAACATTCACGGGGACGTCATTCTATATGGCTCCAGAAAGGATTCAAGGTCAACCATACAGTGTCACATCTGATGTATGGTCACTTGGATTAACGATTTTGGAAGTGGCGAACGGGAAATTTCCATGCTCTTCCGAGAAGATGGCAGCCAATATAGCTCCCTTTGAATTGTTAATGTGGATTTTAACATTTACTCCTGAATTAAAGGATGAACCCGAATCTAATATCATATGGAGTCCATCATTCAAATCCTTTATCGACTACTGTCTGAAAAAAGATAGTCGTGAACGGCCATCTCCAAGACAAATGATCAATCATCCTTGGATAAAGGgtcaaatgaaaaaaaatgtcaatATGGAAAAATTCGTGAGGAAGTGCTGGAAAGATTAA
- the RPL33B gene encoding 60S ribosomal protein eL33 RPL33B (Ribosomal 60S subunit protein L33B; rpl33b null mutant exhibits normal growth while rpl33a rpl33b double null mutant is inviable; homologous to mammalian ribosomal protein L35A, no bacterial homolog; RPL33B has a paralog, RPL33A, that arose from the whole genome duplication) yields MAESHRLYVKGKHLSYQRSKRVNNPNVSLIKIEGVATPQEAQFYLGKRIAYVYRASKEVRGSKIRVMWGKVTRTHGNSGVVRATFRNNLPAKTFGASVRIFLYPSNI; encoded by the exons ATGGCTGAATCCCATAGAC TATACGTTAAAGGTAAGCACTTATCCTACCAAAGATCTAAGAGAGTTAACAACCCAAATGTCTCTTTGATTAAGATTGAAGGTGTTGCCACTCCACAAGAAGCTCAATTCTATTTGGGTAAGCGTATCGCCTACGTTTACAGAGCTTCCAAGGAAGTCAGAGGTTCCAAGATTAGAGTTATGTGGGGCAAAGTCACCAGAACTCACGGTAACTCTGGTGTCGTTAGAGCTACCTTTAGAAACAACTTGCCAGCCAAGACTTTCGGTGCCTCTGTCAGAATTTTCTTGTACCCATCTAACATTTAA
- the KIN4 gene encoding putative serine/threonine protein kinase KIN4 (Serine/threonine protein kinase; inhibits the mitotic exit network (MEN) when the spindle position checkpoint (SPOC) is activated; regulates peroxisomal transport and vacuolar inheritance along with Frk1p; protects the peroxisomal Myo2p receptor Inp2p from degradation in mother cells along with Frk1p; localizes asymmetrically to mother cell cortex, spindle pole body and bud neck; KIN4 has a paralog, FRK1, that arose from the whole genome duplication) encodes MASVPKRHTYGGNVVTDRDRHSLQRNNEILHPIHKNQRKHATFGPYIIGSTLGEGEFGKVKLGWTKASSSNEVPKQVAIKLIRRDTIKKDADKEIKIYREINALKHLTHPNIIYLEEVLQNSKYIGIVLEFVSGGEFYKYIQRKRRLKESSACRLFAQLISGVNYMHYKGLVHRDLKLENLLLDKHENLVITDFGFVNEFFEDNELMKTSCGSPCYAAPELVVSTKAYEARKADVWSCGVILYAMLAGYLPWDDDHENPTGDDIARLYKYITQTPLKFPEYITPIPRDLLRRILVPNPRRRINLQTIKRHVWLKPHEAFLSIQPNYWDEHLQKERPKPPNKGDVGRHSTYSSSASSYSKSRDRNSLIIESTLEQHRMSPQLATSRPASPTFSTGSKVVLNDTKNDMKESNINGERTSASCRYTRDSKGNGQTQIEQVSARHSSRGNKHTSVAGLVTIPGSPTTARTRNAPSSKLTEHVKDSSQTSFTQEEFHRIGNYHVPRSRPRPTSYYPGLSRNTADNSLADIPVNKLGSNGRLTDAKDPVPLNAIHDTNKATISNNSIMLLSEGPAAKTSPVDYHYAIGDLNHGDKPITEVIDKINKDLTHKAAENGFPRESIDPESTSTILVTKEPTNSTDEDHVESQLENVGHSSNKSDASSDKDSKKIYEKKRFSFMSLYSSLNGSRSTVESRTSKGNAPPVSSRNPSGQSNRSNIKITQQQPRNLSDRVPNPDKKINDNRIRDNAPSYAESENPGRSVRASVMVSTLREENRSELSNEGNNVEAQTSTARKVLNFFKRRSMRV; translated from the coding sequence atggCTTCTGTACCTAAACGCCATACATACGGTGGCAACGTTGTCACTGATAGGGACCGTCATTCTCTTCAAAGAAACAATGAGATTTTGCATCCTATACATAAAAATCAGCGAAAACATGCTACCTTCGGACCATACATAATCGGTTCCACTTTGGGTGAGGGAGAATTTGGTAAAGTTAAGCTGGGTTGGACCAAGGCTTCCTCCTCGAACGAGGTTCCTAAGCAAGTGGCAATCAAATTAATTAGAAGAGATACAATCAAGAAAGATGCcgataaagaaattaaaatataCCGCGAAATTAACGCACTGAAGCATTTAACTCATCCTAACATTATCTATTTAGAAGAGGTCCTGCAGAATTCGAAATACATTGGAATAGTGCTAGAGTTTGTATCTGGGGGAGAATTCTATAAGTATATTCAACGTAAGAGGAGATTAAAGGAATCTTCTGCATGCAGATTGTTTGCCCAATTAATTAGTGGGGTCAATTATATGCACTACAAAGGACTTGTTCATAGGGACTTAAAACTGgaaaatttattattagaTAAGCACGAAAATTTAGTCATCACGGATTTTGGTTTTGtgaatgaattttttgaagataaCGAATTAATGAAAACTTCTTGTGGTTCGCCCTGTTATGCAGCACCAGAACTAGTTGTTAGTACCAAGGCATATGAAGCAAGAAAGGCAGATGTTTGGTCGTGTGGTGTTATTCTTTATGCAATGCTCGCTGGATATTTGCCGTGGGATGACGATCATGAAAATCCAACGGGTGACGATATTGCTAGACTGTACAAATACATCACGCAAACACCTCTTAAATTTCCCGAATATATAACCCCTATTCCAAGAGATTTGCTGAGGCGAATACTGGTACCCAAtccaagaagaagaataaacttacaaacaataaaaaggCATGTGTGGTTGAAGCCTCATGAAGCGTTTTTGAGCATTCAGCCGAACTATTGGGATGAACACTTACAGAAGGAACGTCCGAAACCGCCAAACAAAGGTGACGTTGGTCGCCACTCAACTTATTCTTCATCAGCATCTTCGTACTCAAAAAGTAGGGATAGAAACTCTTTAATTATAGAGTCGACTCTAGAGCAACATCGAATGTCTCCACAGCTTGCGACCAGCAGACCAGCATCACCAACATTCTCTACTGGTTCCAAAGTGGTGTTAAACGATACGAAAAATGACATGAAAGAATCTAATATAAATGGCGAGCGTACTAGTGCATCATGCAGGTACACACGTGATTCGAAGGGCAACGGCCAGACCCAAATAGAACAAGTATCAGCTAGACACTCATCCAGAGGCAATAAGCACACATCGGTCGCGGGACTCGTAACAATCCCTGGCTCCCCCACAACTGCAAGAACAAGGAATGCACCATCATCAAAGCTTACTGAGCATGTAAAAGATTCTAGTCAGACAAGCTTTACTCAGGAGGAATTCCACCGTATTGGTAATTATCACGTGCCTCGCAGTAGACCTAGGCCAACTTCATATTATCCTGGACTCAGTCGTAACACCGCGGATAATAGTTTAGCGGATATTCCAGTAAATAAGTTGGGTTCGAATGGTAGGTTGACAGATGCCAAAGACCCGGTACCGTTGAACGCAATACACGATACCAACAAAGCTACAATCTCCAACAATTCCATTATGCTATTATCAGAAGGTCCGGCTGCAAAGACTTCCCCAGTAGATTACCATTATGCTATTGGCGACTTAAACCATGGTGACAAACCCATAACTGAGGTTATCGACAAAATTAATAAGGACCTTACTCATAAAGCAGCTGAAAATGGTTTTCCTCGAGAGAGCATCGACCCAGAGAGTACCTCAACGATATTAGTTACGAAAGAACCCACTAACTCCACCGATGAAGATCATGTAGAATCTCAGCTGGAGAATGTTGGCCACTCTTCTAATAAATCAGACGCTTCTTCTGATAAAGATAGTAAAAAGATctacgaaaaaaaaaggttcaGCTTCATGTCGTTGTACTCATCCTTAAATGGTTCAAGATCCACTGTTGAATCTCGTACCTCAAAAGGGAATGCACCTCCTGTTTCATCTAGAAATCCATCAGGACAATCGAATAGAAGTAACATTAAAATAACTCAGCAGCAACCACGTAACCTTTCCGACAGAGTTCCAAATCCCGATAAGAAAATTAATGATAATAGAATAAGAGACAACGCACCTAGCTATGCTGAAAGCGAGAATCCGGGAAGGTCTGTACGGGCTTCTGTTATGGTGTCAACACTACGAGAAGAAAATCGATCGGAATTGTCGAATGAAGGGAATAATGTCGAGGCACAGACTTCAACAGCAAGAAAGgttctgaattttttcaaaagaaggAGCATGAGGGTTTGA
- the MGE1 gene encoding mitochondrial nucleotide exchange factor MGE1 (Mitochondrial matrix cochaperone; nucleotide release factor for Ssc1p in protein translocation and folding; also acts as cochaperone for Ssq1p in folding of Fe-S cluster proteins; acts as oxidative sensor to regulate mitochondrial Ssc1p; in presence of oxidative stress, dimeric Mge1p becomes a monomer and unable to regulate Ssc1p function; homolog of E. coli GrpE and human Mge1 (GRPEL1), which also responds to oxidative stress), whose product MRAFSAATVRATTRKSFIPMAPRTPFVTPSFTKNVGSMRRMRFYSDEAKSEESKENNEDLTEEQSEIKKLESQLSAKTKEASELKDRLLRSVADFRNLQQVTKKDIQKAKDFALQKFAKDLLESVDNFGHALNAFKEEDLQKSKEISDLYTGVRMTRDVFENTLRKHGIEKLDPLGEPFDPNKHEATFELPQPDKEPGTVFHVQQLGFTLNDRVIRPAKVGIVKGEEN is encoded by the coding sequence atgagaGCTTTTTCAGCAGCCACCGTTAGGGCCACAACTAGGAAGTCGTTCATCCCAATGGCACCAAGAACTCCTTTTGTGACTCCATCATTTACAAAGAATGTAGGCTCAATGAGAAGAATGAGATTTTATTCTGATGAAGCCAAAAGTGAAGAAtccaaagaaaacaatgaaGATTTGACTGAAGAGCAATcagaaatcaagaaattaGAGAGCCAGTTAAGCGCGAAGACTAAAGAAGCTTCTGAACTCAAGGACAGATTATTAAGATCTGTGGCAGATTTCAGAAATTTACAACAAGTCACAAAGAAGGATATTCAGAAAGCTAAGGACTTTGCTTTACAGAAGTTTGCAAAGGATTTATTGGAATCTGTAGATAACTTTGGTCATGCTTTGAATGCTTTTAAAGAGGAAGACTTACAAAAGTCCAAGGAAATTAGTGATTTGTATACAGGGGTTAGAATGACAAGAgatgtttttgaaaacaccCTAAGAAAGCAcggtattgaaaaattagacCCATTGGGAGAACCATTTGATCCAAATAAACACGAAGCAACGTTCGAGTTGCCACAACCTGATAAGGAACCGGGTACTGTTTTCCATGTACAACAATTAGGTTTCACCTTGAATGACAGAGTTATCAGACCAGCAAAAGTCGGAATTGTTAAGGGCGAAGAGAACTAA
- the DFR1 gene encoding dihydrofolate reductase (Dihydrofolate reductase involved in tetrahydrofolate biosynthesis; required for respiratory metabolism; mutation is functionally complemented by human DHFR): MAGGKIPIVGIVACLQPEMGIGFRGGLPWRLPSEMKYFRQVTSLTKDPNKKNALIMGRKTWESIPPKFRPLPNRMNVIISRSFKDDFVHDKERSIVQSNSLANAIMNLESNFKEHLERIYVIGGGEVYSQIFSITDHWLITKINPLDKNATPAMDTFLDAKKLEEVFSEQDPAQLKEFLPPKVELPETDCDQRYSLEEKGYCFEFTLYNRK; encoded by the coding sequence ATGGCTGGAGGAAAGATTCCTATTGTAGGAATTGTGGCATGTTTACAGCCGGAGATGGGGATAGGATTTCGTGGAGGTCTACCATGGAGGTTGCCCAGTGAAATGAAGTATTTCAGACAGGTCACTTCATTGACGAAAGatccaaacaaaaaaaatgctttgATAATGGGAAGGAAGACATGGGAATCCATACCGCCCAAGTTTCGCCCACTGCCCAATAGAATGAATGTCATTATATCGAGAAGCTTCAAGGACGATTTTGTCCACGATAAAGAGAGATCAATAGTCCAAAGTAATTCATTGGCAAACGCAATAATGAACCTAGAAAGCAATTTTAAGGAGCATCTGGAAAGAATCTACGTGATTGGGGGTGGCGAAGTTTATAGTCAAATCTTCTCCATTACAGATCATTGGCTCATCACGAAAATAAATCCATTAGATAAAAACGCAACTCCTGCAATGGACACTTTCCTTGATGCGAAGAAATTGGAAGAAGTATTTAGCGAGCAAGATCCGGCCCAGCTGAAAGAATTTCTTCCCCCTAAAGTAGAGTTGCCCGAAACAGACTGTGATCAACGCTACTCgctggaagaaaaaggttaTTGCTTCGAATTCACTCTATACAATCGTAAATGA
- the HES1 gene encoding oxysterol-binding protein related protein HES1 (Protein implicated in the regulation of ergosterol biosynthesis; one of a seven member gene family with a common essential function and non-essential unique functions; similar to human oxysterol binding protein (OSBP); SWAT-GFP and mCherry fusion proteins localize to the bud neck and vacuolar membrane; HES1 has a paralog, KES1, that arose from the whole genome duplication): MSQHASSSSWTSFLKSISSFNGDLSSLSAPPFILSPTSLTEFSQYWAEHPALFLEPSLIDGENYKDHCPFDPNVESKEVAQMLAVVRWFISTLRSQYCSRSESMGSEKKPLNPFLGEVFVGKWKNDEHPEFGETVLLSEQVSHHPPMTAFSIFNEKNDVSVQGYNQIKTGFTKTLTLTVKPYGHVILKIKDETYLITTPPLHIEGILVASPFVELGGRSFIQSSNGMLCVIEFSGRGYFTGKKNSFKARIYRSPQEHSHKENALYLISGQWSGVSTIIKKDSQVSHQFYDSSETPTEHLLVKPIEEQHPLESRRAWKDVAEAIRQGNISMIKKTKEELENKQRALREQERVKGVEWQRRWFKQVDYMNENTSNDVEKASEDDAFRKLASKLQLSVKNVPSGTLIGGKDDKKDVSTALHWRFDKNLWMRENEITI; the protein is encoded by the coding sequence ATGTCTCAACACGCAAGCTCATCTTCTTGgacttcttttttgaaatcgATAAGTTCGTTCAACGGAGATCTATCGTCTTTGTCTGCACCACCGTTTATTCTTTCTCCCACTTCCTTAACAGAGTTTTCTCAGTATTGGGCTGAACATCCAGCTTTATTTCTGGAGCCTTCGTTGATTGATGGTGAAAACTACAAAGATCACTGTCCCTTTGACCCAAATGTGGAATCAAAGGAAGTGGCGCAGATGTTGGCGGTTGTTAGGTGGTTTATTTCTACTTTGAGATCTCAATACTGCTCTAGAAGCGAATCGATGGGTTCTGAAAAGAAGCCTTTGAACCCATTCTTGGGTGAGGTATTTGTTGGAAAGTGGAAAAATGATGAGCATCCAGAGTTTGGTGAAACGGTTCTTTTAAGTGAGCAAGTTTCACATCATCCACCTATGACAGCATTTTCGatttttaatgaaaaaaatgatgtttCTGTTCAAGGATACAATCAAATTAAAACTGGTTTTACCAAAACATTGACGCTAACGGTCAAACCATACGGGCATGTCATTTTGAAGATTAAAGATGAGACCTACCTGATTACAACCCCGCCTTTGCATATCGAAGGTATTTTAGTCGCTTCTCCATTTGTTGAATTAGGAGGCAGGTCATTCATACAGTCATCAAATGGTATGTTATGTGTTATAGAATTTTCAGGAAGGGGGTATTTCACAGGGAAGAAGAACTCCTTTAAGGCAAGAATTTACAGAAGCCCACAAGAGCATAGtcataaagaaaatgcGCTATACCTAATCTCTGGCCAATGGTCAGGTGTTTCAAcaattataaaaaaagactCGCAAGTTTCACATCAGTTTTACGATTCATCGGAAACTCCTACTGAACATTTATTAGTTAAGCCAATCGAAGAACAACATCCTCTGGAAAGTAGGAGGGCATGGAAGGATGTGGCAGAAGCAATCAGACAAGGAAATATTAGTATGATAAAAAAGACTAAGGAAGAACTAGAAAATAAGCAAAGAGCCTTGAGAGAACAAGAACGCGTAAAAGGTGTGGAATGGCAAAGAAGATGGTTCAAACAAGTGGACTACATGAATGAAAATACATCAAATGATGTAGAGAAAGCAAGTGAAGATGATGCCTTTAGGAAATTGGCGTCCAAACTGCAGCTTTCTGTGAAAAATGTGCCAAGTGGGACATTGATTGGCGGCAAAGATGATAAGAAAGATGTTTCAACCGCATTGCATTGGAGGtttgataaaaatttgtGGATGAGGGAGAACGAAATTActatataa
- the IRC13 gene encoding Irc13p (hypothetical protein; conserved across S. cerevisiae strains; null mutant displays increased levels of spontaneous Rad52 foci) produces MGLYRPSKFFHPPIPHIPFTINPDFFSFHIQRLKAKANPENFLICFPPPDIYKGFVFCCQLDLVHLFSYVFFLFLLKICVDVLQYVIYPKHFTHKKPGFENYSI; encoded by the coding sequence ATGGGTTTATACAGGCcgtcaaaattttttcacccCCCCATACCCCACATACCTTTTACTATTAACcctgattttttttcttttcacaTACAGCGCCTTAAGGCGAAGGCAAAtcctgaaaattttctcatttGCTTTCCCCCACCAGACATATATAAAGGCTTTGTATTCTGCTGTCAATTAGATTTAGTACATCTTTTCTCttatgttttcttcttgtttctaCTTAAAATCTGTGTCGACGTACTTCAGTATGTAATATACCCCAAACATTTTACCCACAAAAAACCAGGATTTGAAAACTATAGCATCTAA
- a CDS encoding uncharacterized protein (hypothetical protein; green fluorescent protein (GFP)-fusion protein localizes to the cytoplasm) — translation MDEKVELILVPCHSIWKSSSHPSDNSVNLGQLPEYWHLAPFQYEGNDHLAFIKHGLTAIKLLLQRFDTATVIFSGSQTKKEAGAISEAQSYYFLFEKLIRYVMSNDNIDVPNFDNELRLLLKEVKNLLSSQNVNVDELFYGGSITTEEFSLDSFDNLIYSIYRFEEVNKKFPQKITIIGFAFKMPRFISCHAKAIDYPQSNITYIGIDPKPANYNQTQLSKYYDDLVQMEDKNALSLFSSDWYATKDRLLTKKRSRNPFNRTAPYAQNIFCKENGKRIEGIEDDEEYFETKIKCKMPWSSPRQ, via the coding sequence ATGGACGAAAAAGTCGAACTTATTTTAGTGCCATGCCACTCAATATGGAAGTCCTCATCGCATCCTAGTGATAATTCAGTTAATTTGGGTCAATTACCTGAATACTGGCATTTAGCTCCGTTTCAGTATGAGGGTAATGATCATTTAGCATTCATCAAACATGGCCTAACTGCTATTAAACTACTCCTACAAAGATTCGACACCGCTACCGTTATCTTCAGTGGATCCCAAACGAAAAAAGAGGCAGGCGCTATATCTGAGGCACAAAGCtactattttttatttgaaaagttgaTTAGATATGTGATGAGCAATGATAACATCGATGTTCCAAACTTTGATAACGAGCTGCGTCTTTTATTAAAAGAGGTCAAAAACTTGCTATCAAGTCAAAATGTAAATGTTGATGAATTGTTCTATGGTGGTTCAATCACTACTGAAGAGTTCTCGCTGGACTCATTTGATAATTTAATTTATTCTATATATAGATTTGAGGAAgtgaataaaaaattccCACAGAAAATAACTATAATAGGGTTTGCGTTTAAGATGCCAAGATTCATCAGCTGTCATGCCAAGGCCATTGATTACCCACAATCAAACATAACCTACATAGGAATTGACCCTAAACCAGCAAACTACAACCAAACACAACTTTCAAAATACTATGATGATCTAGTACAAATGGAAGATAAAAATGCACTAAgcttattttcttcagatTGGTACGCTACAAAGGATAGATTACTcaccaagaaaagatcTCGCAACCCATTTAACAGAACTGCACCGTACGCtcagaatattttctgCAAAGAAAACGGCAAGAGGATCGAGGGAATCGAGGATGACGaggaatattttgaaacaaaaattaaGTGTAAAATGCCATGGTCGTCGCCAAGACAATAA